The genome window CGCGGCCCACAGCCTCGAGCTGCTGCGGCGCACGCGCGAGCTCGTGCGACGCGCCGGCGGCCCTGTGCTCGTCGGCGCGAGCCGCAAGTCGTTCCTCGGCGCCGCCTGCAGCGAGCCTGACCCCAAGAAGCGTCTCGGCGCCTCTCTCGCGGCGGCGGTCCACGCGCAGCGGTGCGGCGCGGCGATCGTGCGCGTGCACGACGTGCGCGAGACCCAGCAGGCGCTCACCCTCGACGCGCTGCTCGGCGCGCCCGACGACCCACGCGCAGGGCGCGATCCGCGCGCCCCGAGCGGCCACCAATCCGATCGGGAGGCCCCATGCTAGAGGGCTTCCTCCAGCTGTTCGCGCGGCGGCCGGCGCAGCAGGTGCTGCTCGACATCGCCGACGTGCTCATCGTGGCCTACGTGGTCTACCGCGGCCTGCTCGTCATGCGCGGCACGCGCGCGATGCAGATGGGCCTCGGCCTCGGGCTCATTCTGCTCGCGTACGTGGTGTCGCGCTGGGCGGGGCTCGTGACGCTCTTCAACGTCCTCTCCACGCTGCTCTCGTCGATCTTCGTGCTCGTCGTCGTGGTCTTCCAGAACGACATCCGGCGTGGCCTCATGCGCGTCGGGTCGGGCGCGCTCGTGGGCTTCTCGCGGCAGCAAGAGACCCGCGTGATCGACGAGATCGTGGCCGCGGCGACCGAGCTCGCGCGGCACCGCATGGGCGCCATCATTTGCCTCGAGCAGGAGGCGAACCTCGACGAGTTCGCGAACGCGCAGGGCACCACGATCGACGCCGCCGTGCAGCGCGATCTCTTGGTGTCGCTCTTCGTCCCCGAGGGAGCGAACAAGCTGCACGACGGCGCCATCATCATTCGCAACCTCCGCATCGCGAAGGCCGGCGCGTTCTTCCCGCTCCCCGACACGAAGGTCCTCGACAAGTCGATGGGCACGCGACACCGAGCCGCGATCGGCATCACCGACGAGACCGACGCCGTGGTCGTCGTGGTCTCGGAGGAGCGCGGCACCGTGAGCCTCTTCTTCAACGGCAACATCATCCCGAACGTCGACGGCGCGGCCCTCAAAGAGGCGCTGGTCGGGCTCTTCGGGAAGGCGTCGCAGGCGAAGCGCACTGCGCCCGCGGCCCGCGCGCCGGCGAGCGAGAAGGGCAAGGGGCCCCCGCGCGCCGCGAAGACCCCCGTGCCCGGCAGCATCGCGCCCGTGGGCAAGACCCCGCTCCCCGGCTCGCTCGTGCCAGTGAAGGTCCCCCGGCAGATGACCCCCATGCCGGGGACGCTGAAGGCCCCGCTGCTCTCCGCGCCCGTGCCCGACGAGTCGGTGCCTTCGCTCGTCACGAGCCTCGAGCTCTCGCGGCCCATGAAGCGCATGGAGCCGATAGTCAAGGTCATTGATGATGCCCCCACGTCCACCCGCGGCGACGGCGGCGAGGGGAGCGCAGGATGACGGCCGCCGCGCCCACGCTCTTCGCGGCCGCCCTCGAGAACTGGCGGCTGAAGCTCCTCAGCCTCGCTTGCGCGCTCGTGCTCTTCTCGCTGGGCCACGGCGGCCAGGACGCGAAACGCACCCTCGTGGTGAACCTCGAGGCGCGCCTCCCCGACCGCGAGGACAAGGTCCTGGTCGACGCGCTGCTCACGAACGTGCGCATAACGATCAAGGGCTCGAGCGCGGAGATCGACAACCTCCGCGCGAGCGCGTTCGGCCTCCAGCTCGACCTCCGCAACGCGAAGTCGGGTCACGTCACCTTCGAGCCGCAGATGGTGCACGGGCCCGCGGGCTCCCGCTTCGAGGTGGTCGACTTCGACCCCGCGGGCGTCGACGTCGCGTGGGAGGATCGCATCAAGCGTGACATCCCCGTGCAGGTCAGCGTCGTCGGCACACCGGCGGCGGGGTACGTGGTGAAAGGCGCGCCCCTGGCCGACCCCACCAAGGTGAGCGTCACGGGCCCCGCGACCGATGTGATGGCCCTCACCGACGTGAAGATCGGCGCGTTCGACGTGCGCGGCCTGTCCGAAGGCGCCTACCCGCGCGAGCTCGCGATCGTGGGGCTGCCCGCCCGCATGCGCGCCGAGCCCCGCACCGTGTTCGTGACGGCGACCATCGTGCGCGAGACGGCCGAGCGCGCCTTCCCGCGGCTCGCCGTCGTGGTGGTGGGAAACGCGAAGGCGAAGGCGAAGCCCGCCGAAGTGGACGTGCGGCTCGTGTGCCCGCCGGAGCTCGTGCGATCGCTCCGGCCGGAGCAGGTGGTGCCGCGCGCCGAGGTCTCGTCGAAGGAGGCGAAGGAGCCCGGGGGCAGCGTGACGGCCCCGGTCGAGGTCGCCGTCGACGGCTGCGAGGCGTTCGTGACGCCGTCGTCCGTCGTGCTCAAGTGGTGAGGGCCTGAGCCCCGTGAAGTGCGAGCTTTTCGCTGCGTCTCGGTGCCCGTCGCATGAACCTCATGAACTATCCGGGCGCGCCGAGCCCGAAGAGGCGCCGCGCGTTGCCGGCGAGCACGGCCTCGAGATCGCCCTCGCGGACGCCGTGCGCCCGCAGCCTCGTGAGCTCGCGGTCCCACGCGTAGGGGAGGTTCGGAAAGTCGGTGCCGTAGAGCACGCGCTCCGGGCGGGCGAAGAACAGCGGGCTCGGCTTCATGGGGAAGTAGTCCGCGAGCATCATCGTGGTGTCCAGCCAGAGGTTCTCGTGGCGCTCGAGCAGCCGGAGGTAGGGGTCGAACTCGTCGGCGCCGAGGTGGGGCACGCAGAGCTTGAGCGTCGGGTGGTCGCGGAGCACCCGCTCGGTGCGCTCGGCCGCGCAGAGCTCGTGCGGATCGCGGCGGTAGGCCAGGCTGCGAGGCTCGCGCCCCGCGTGCATCACGAGCGGCAGACCTCGGCGCGCGCAGGCCTCGTAGATGGGCCCGACGGCGTCGTGGTCGGGCGAGAAGCACTGCACGTGGCAGTGGAGCTTGAGCCCCGACAGCCCGAGCGCGAAGGCCTCGTCCACGATGGCCTCGGCGTCGGGCTCGCCTGGCAGCACGGTGCCCAGGGCGGTGACGAACGGCTCGCGCCGCGCGAGCTCGGCCGCGTATGCGTTGAGGGCCCGCGCCATGCCCGGTTTGTGCGAGTACGTGAGCGCGACCACGTGCTCCACACCGCGCGCCTTCAGAAACGCGATGGCCTCCGGCGTCTTCAGGGGGTAGCGAATGGGCCAGCCGTGGGCCTCGAACCACCGCCAGATCGCGTCGAACATGCGATCGGGGAAGAGGTGCACGTGCGCGTCGATCACGGGCGGCAGGCCCCAGGGCACCCGCGGGCCCTCTTCGTCGTCGAGGCCGGGCGCGGGCATGACGAACCCGTCGAGGCACACGCTCGCGTCCGACGGCGCGTGCGGCGCGTGCGGCGCGTCGCTCACGCGTCGACCATCACGCGCGACCTCATCGTGTCGCCGCTCAACCTGCGCTCTCGCTCCGATAGGGCGCGTCGTCGCGCCGCTCGTCGTGGAGGACCCGGCCGTCCCGGAGGGTCACCTTGCGCGGCATGCTGTCGGCGAGCGCCATGTTGTGGGTCACGACGATGATGGTCGTGCCGCGCGTGGCGTTGATGGAGAAGAACAGCTCGTGGATCTGGTCGCTGGTCTTCGAGTCGAGGTTGCCGGTGGGCTCGTCCGCGAGGAGGAGCTTCGGCTGGAGCACGAGGGCGCGCGCGAGCGCCACGCGCTGCTGCTCTCCGCCCGACAGCTCGCCCGGCCGGTGCGAGGCGCGGTTCGCGAGGCCGACCTCGGCGAGGAGATCGTTCGCGGCCCGCTCGAGCTCTTTGCGCGGCCGCCCCTGGATGAGCCCGGGCATCATCACGTTCTCGAGCGCGTTGAACTCGGGCAGGAGATGATGAAACTGAAACACGAACCCTATCATGCGGTTACGCAGGCCCGCGAGGCGCGAGCTCGAGAGCCCCGAGAGCTCGTCGGCCCCGAGCTTCAGGGAGCCCCCCGTGATGACGTCGAGCGTGCCGATGCAGTGGAGGAACGTGCTCTTGCCGGCGCCGGACTGCCCGACGATGCCGACGAACTCGCCCTCGTCGATGGTGAGGTCGATGCCGCGCAGGACCTCGAGCGGCCGCCCCATGTGGACGAACGATTTCTTCACGCTGGTCGCGACGACGAGGGGAGTGCCCACGGGTGACCTGTTACCACCTCGGGTGTCACTCCCACGCGAAAATCTACGAGCCGGGTCGCCTCGCCGGCCAGCAGCCTCGCGAGCGCGGCGCTACTCGTTCGCGAGCGCCTCGCGGATACGGGGCACGAGGGCGTCGAGCCCGCCCACGACGGTGAGGCTGCCGATCTTCTCGGCGATGCGCTCGGCGTGCTCGAGCTCCTTCAGGCGCAGCAGGGTCGGGTGCTCGTCGAGAAGCCTCGCGGTGTTGAGGAGGCTGCGCGTGGCCGCGGTCTCTTCGCGGCGGGTGATGAGGTTCGCCTGCGCGCGGCGCTCGGCCTCGACCACCTGGCCCAGGATCGCGCGCATTTCGCCCGGCAAGATCACGTCGCGGAGCCCCGCCGACACGAGCGTGAGGCCGAGGGCCGCGCACGCGTCGCGGGCACGCGCCACCAGCGCGGCGCCGAGGTCTTCCTTGCGCGAGAGCAGCTCGTCGAGCGTGAGCCGCTGGGCCTCCTCGCGGAGCGCGAGCTGGAGGCAACGGTGGAGCGCCTCTGGGGGGGGGGGGGGGGGGGGGGGGGGGGGGGGGGGGGGGGGGGGGGGGGTCCCCCCCGCGGGGGGGGGGGGGGGGGACCGGGGGGGGGGGGGGGGGGCCCGGGGGGGCCCCCCCCCCGGCGGCGCGGGGGGCGGGGGGGGGGCCCCCGGCCGGGGGGGGGGGCCCCCCCCCCCCCCCCGGGCGGGGGGGGGGGGGGGGGGGCGGCCGGGGCGGCCGCGGGGGGGGGGGCGGCGGGGGGGGGGGGGGGGGGGGGGGGGGGGGGGGGGGGGGGGGGGGGGGGGGGGGGGGGGGGGGGGGGGGGGGGGGGGGGGGGGGCCCCCCCCCCCCCCCGGCGGGGGGGGGGGGGGGGGGGGGGGGGGGGGGGCCCCCGCCCCCCCCCCCCCGGGGGGGGGGGGGGGGGGGGGGGGGGGGGGGGGGGGGGGGGGGGGGGGGGGGCGGGGGCGGGGGGGGGGGGGGGGCCGGGGGGGGGGGGGGGGGGGGGGGGGGGGGGGGGCCGGGGCGGGGGGCGGGGGGGGGGGGGGGAGGGGGGGGGGGGGGGGGGGGGGGGGCGGGGGGCCGGGCCGGGGGGGGGGCGGGCGGGGGGGCCCGGGCCGCCCCCCCCCGACCCCCCCCCGGGCCCCCGCCGGGGGGGGGGGGGGCGGGGGGGGGGGGGGGGCGCGGGGGGGCCCCCCCGGGGGCGGGGGCCTCCTTTTTCCGGGGGGGGGGGGCGGGGGGGGGGGGGGGGGGGGGGGGGGGGGGGGGGGGGGGCCGCGGGCGGCCCCCGCCCCCCCCCCCCCCCGGGGGGGGGGGGCCCGGGGGGGGGGGGGGGGGGGGGCGGGTCTTGGGGGGGGGGGCCCGGGGGGCCGGGGGGGGGGGGGGGGGGGCCGGGGGGGGGGGCCGGGGGGGGGGGGGGGGGGGGGGGGGGGCCCCGGGGGGGGGGGGGGGGGGGGGGGGGGGGGGGGGGGGGGGGGGGGGGGGGGGGGGGGGGGGGGGGGGGGGGGGGGGGGGGGGGGGGGCGGGGGGGGGGGGGGGGGGGGGGGGGGGGGGGGGGG of Myxococcales bacterium contains these proteins:
- a CDS encoding amidohydrolase; protein product: MPAPGLDDEEGPRVPWGLPPVIDAHVHLFPDRMFDAIWRWFEAHGWPIRYPLKTPEAIAFLKARGVEHVVALTYSHKPGMARALNAYAAELARREPFVTALGTVLPGEPDAEAIVDEAFALGLSGLKLHCHVQCFSPDHDAVGPIYEACARRGLPLVMHAGREPRSLAYRRDPHELCAAERTERVLRDHPTLKLCVPHLGADEFDPYLRLLERHENLWLDTTMMLADYFPMKPSPLFFARPERVLYGTDFPNLPYAWDRELTRLRAHGVREGDLEAVLAGNARRLFGLGAPG
- a CDS encoding TIGR00159 family protein yields the protein MLEGFLQLFARRPAQQVLLDIADVLIVAYVVYRGLLVMRGTRAMQMGLGLGLILLAYVVSRWAGLVTLFNVLSTLLSSIFVLVVVVFQNDIRRGLMRVGSGALVGFSRQQETRVIDEIVAAATELARHRMGAIICLEQEANLDEFANAQGTTIDAAVQRDLLVSLFVPEGANKLHDGAIIIRNLRIAKAGAFFPLPDTKVLDKSMGTRHRAAIGITDETDAVVVVVSEERGTVSLFFNGNIIPNVDGAALKEALVGLFGKASQAKRTAPAARAPASEKGKGPPRAAKTPVPGSIAPVGKTPLPGSLVPVKVPRQMTPMPGTLKAPLLSAPVPDESVPSLVTSLELSRPMKRMEPIVKVIDDAPTSTRGDGGEGSAG
- a CDS encoding ABC transporter ATP-binding protein; its protein translation is MGRPLEVLRGIDLTIDEGEFVGIVGQSGAGKSTFLHCIGTLDVITGGSLKLGADELSGLSSSRLAGLRNRMIGFVFQFHHLLPEFNALENVMMPGLIQGRPRKELERAANDLLAEVGLANRASHRPGELSGGEQQRVALARALVLQPKLLLADEPTGNLDSKTSDQIHELFFSINATRGTTIIVVTHNMALADSMPRKVTLRDGRVLHDERRDDAPYRSESAG
- a CDS encoding YbbR-like domain-containing protein yields the protein MTAAAPTLFAAALENWRLKLLSLACALVLFSLGHGGQDAKRTLVVNLEARLPDREDKVLVDALLTNVRITIKGSSAEIDNLRASAFGLQLDLRNAKSGHVTFEPQMVHGPAGSRFEVVDFDPAGVDVAWEDRIKRDIPVQVSVVGTPAAGYVVKGAPLADPTKVSVTGPATDVMALTDVKIGAFDVRGLSEGAYPRELAIVGLPARMRAEPRTVFVTATIVRETAERAFPRLAVVVVGNAKAKAKPAEVDVRLVCPPELVRSLRPEQVVPRAEVSSKEAKEPGGSVTAPVEVAVDGCEAFVTPSSVVLKW